In Heterodontus francisci isolate sHetFra1 chromosome 46, sHetFra1.hap1, whole genome shotgun sequence, a single window of DNA contains:
- the LOC137356727 gene encoding oocyte zinc finger protein XlCOF6-like isoform X3, whose product MEDGHQPTCHPQPQGMLPSRAKHRERQQSSEDWEDCFICSECGKSFNQYSHLERHLSVHEEQRPFRCPICGKESPHPCGLVCHLRAHSGEGPCPCLTSGPSPCPPAAPCRRQLARLGTPPYKRPDCGRELSQPSPLPKHQHGLMADWSLQCGMCGRRFKQRSALGIHKLFHVAERRRRENERSTIPIQNLPPPDSLLQATGMSQDGVTSKGSGYCQEFHDGQKCFGCPQRVKSFDRGSHLKRQLLTCPVCGRGFVDPSNFRKHERTHTGERPFECPACGKGFSQSSALAMHQLTHTGERPFKCPACGKSFNKQCNLRRHGRTHASGRPLSCRPGGEAFKDPSGLRLHARTHAAERALQHGKGLTLESASPPAENRSNQQVLLPPVTVVRPPDSAHQPPEPLLGASDLSSPRRPDAPRRFICAECGKSFNRNSRLKMHLLTHTGERPLKCADCGRGFIDPSNLRQHERTHTGEKPFKCHACGRQFSQSSTLLVHQLTHTGEKPYGCSACGRRFNKQSNLRRHERTHLGERPFKCPACGKGFIDPPSLRQHQRKHAAALDPPWCCPLCGEGFLRESELEAHRLLHVGAVGECVKGGDLAADSPAPDIDPRLDRDVITGP is encoded by the exons ATGGAGGATGGTCACCAGCCCACCTGCCACCCTCAGCCGCAGGGGATGCTTCCGAGTCGAGCCAAGCACCGGGAACGTCAGCAGAGCTCCGAGGATTGGGAGGACTGCTTCATCTGCTCGGAGTGCGGCAAGAGTTTCAACCAGTACTCCCACCTGGAGCGGCACCTGTCGGTGCACGAAGAGCAGCGGCCGTTCAGATGCCCCATCTGCGGAAAGGAATCCCCCCACCCGTGCGGCCTGGTGTGCCACCTGCGCGCCCACAGCGGAGAGGGGCCGTGCCCCTGCCTGACCAGCGGCCCGTCTCCCTGCCCCCCGGCCGCCCCCTGCCGACGACAGCTGGCACGCCTGGGCACACCGCCCTACAAGCGCCCCGACTGCGGCCGGGAGCTCAGCCAGCCCTCCCCGTTGCCCAAGCATCAACACGGCCTCATGGCCGACTGGTCCCTTCAGTGTGGCATGTGCGGCAGGAGGTTCAAACAGAGGTCAGCGCTGGGCATTCACAAACTCTTCCACGTGGCCGAGAGGAGACGGAGAGAGAATGAG AGGTCAACGATCCCGATACAGAatttgcctccaccagactctctccTTCAGGCGACAGGGATGTCCCAGGACGGGGTCACTTCCAAGGGCTCCGGATATTGCCAGGAGTTCCACGACGGTCAGAAATGCTTCGGCTGCCCGCAGCGGGTCAAGAGCTTTGACCGCGGCTCACACCTCAAGCGCCAGCTGCTGACCTGCCCGGTCTGCGGGAGGGGCTTCGTCGACCCCTCCAACTTCCGCAAGCACGAGCGCACCCACACGGGCGAGCGTCCCTTCGAGTGCCCGGCCTGCGGCAAGGGGTTCAGCCAGTCCTCGGCCCTGGCCATGCACCAGCTGACCCACACGGGTGAACGTCCCTTCAAGTGCCCGGCCTGCGGCAAGAGCTTCAACAAGCAGTGCAACCTTCGCCGTCACGGGCGCACCCACGCCAGCGGCCGGCCCCTCAGCTGCCGCCCCGGCGGCGAGGCCTTCAAGGATCCGAGTGGCCTCCGCCTGCACGCACGAACGCACGCGGCCGAGAGGGCCCTTCAGCACGGGAAGGGCCTGACGCTGGAGTCAGCCTCACCTCCAGCGGAGAACAGGAGCAATCAG CAGGTGCTGCTGCCCCCAGTGACGGTCGTGCGCCCGCCGGACTCTGCCCACCAGCCCCCAGAGCCGTTGCTCGGCGCCAGCGACTTGTCGAGCCCGCGTCGCCCGGATGCCCCGAGACGCTTCATCTGCGCCGAGTGCGGCAAGAGCTTCAACCGGAACTCGCGCCTGAAGATGCACCTGCTGACCCACACGGGCGAGCGCCCGCTGAAGTGTGCCGACTGCGGCCGGGGCTTCATCGACCCCTCCAACCTGCGCCAGCACGAGCGCACCCACACGGGCGAGAAGCCCTTCAAGTGCCACGCCTGCGGCCGGCAGTTCAGCCAGTCGTCCACCTTGCTGGTCCACCAGCTGACCCACACGGGCGAGAAGCCCTACGGGTGCTCCGCCTGCGGGCGCCGCTTCAACAAGCAGTCCAACCTCCGGCGCCACGAGCGCACCCACCTGGGCGAGCGGCCCTTCAAGTGCCCCGCCTGCGGCAAGGGCTTCATCGACCCGCCCAGCCTGCGGCAGCACCAGCGCAAGCACGCCGCCGCGCTGGACCCGCCCTGGTGCTGCCCCCTCTGCGGCGAAGGCTTCCTGAGGGAGTCCGAGCTGGAGGCTCACCGCCTGCTGCATGTGGGAGCGGTAGGAGAG TGTGTTAAAGGTGGGGACTTGGCAGCCGACAGCCCTGCGCCAGACATCGACCCCCGGCTAGACAGAGATGTGATTACTGGACCGTGA
- the LOC137356727 gene encoding oocyte zinc finger protein XlCOF6-like isoform X1 yields MWKMLSKCGASAAPMEDGHQPTCHPQPQGMLPSRAKHRERQQSSEDWEDCFICSECGKSFNQYSHLERHLSVHEEQRPFRCPICGKESPHPCGLVCHLRAHSGEGPCPCLTSGPSPCPPAAPCRRQLARLGTPPYKRPDCGRELSQPSPLPKHQHGLMADWSLQCGMCGRRFKQRSALGIHKLFHVAERRRRENERSTIPIQNLPPPDSLLQATGMSQDGVTSKGSGYCQEFHDGQKCFGCPQRVKSFDRGSHLKRQLLTCPVCGRGFVDPSNFRKHERTHTGERPFECPACGKGFSQSSALAMHQLTHTGERPFKCPACGKSFNKQCNLRRHGRTHASGRPLSCRPGGEAFKDPSGLRLHARTHAAERALQHGKGLTLESASPPAENRSNQQVLLPPVTVVRPPDSAHQPPEPLLGASDLSSPRRPDAPRRFICAECGKSFNRNSRLKMHLLTHTGERPLKCADCGRGFIDPSNLRQHERTHTGEKPFKCHACGRQFSQSSTLLVHQLTHTGEKPYGCSACGRRFNKQSNLRRHERTHLGERPFKCPACGKGFIDPPSLRQHQRKHAAALDPPWCCPLCGEGFLRESELEAHRLLHVGAVGECVKGGDLAADSPAPDIDPRLDRDVITGP; encoded by the exons ATGTGGAAGATGCTATCGAAATGCG gagcCTCTGCAGCCCCAATGGAGGATGGTCACCAGCCCACCTGCCACCCTCAGCCGCAGGGGATGCTTCCGAGTCGAGCCAAGCACCGGGAACGTCAGCAGAGCTCCGAGGATTGGGAGGACTGCTTCATCTGCTCGGAGTGCGGCAAGAGTTTCAACCAGTACTCCCACCTGGAGCGGCACCTGTCGGTGCACGAAGAGCAGCGGCCGTTCAGATGCCCCATCTGCGGAAAGGAATCCCCCCACCCGTGCGGCCTGGTGTGCCACCTGCGCGCCCACAGCGGAGAGGGGCCGTGCCCCTGCCTGACCAGCGGCCCGTCTCCCTGCCCCCCGGCCGCCCCCTGCCGACGACAGCTGGCACGCCTGGGCACACCGCCCTACAAGCGCCCCGACTGCGGCCGGGAGCTCAGCCAGCCCTCCCCGTTGCCCAAGCATCAACACGGCCTCATGGCCGACTGGTCCCTTCAGTGTGGCATGTGCGGCAGGAGGTTCAAACAGAGGTCAGCGCTGGGCATTCACAAACTCTTCCACGTGGCCGAGAGGAGACGGAGAGAGAATGAG AGGTCAACGATCCCGATACAGAatttgcctccaccagactctctccTTCAGGCGACAGGGATGTCCCAGGACGGGGTCACTTCCAAGGGCTCCGGATATTGCCAGGAGTTCCACGACGGTCAGAAATGCTTCGGCTGCCCGCAGCGGGTCAAGAGCTTTGACCGCGGCTCACACCTCAAGCGCCAGCTGCTGACCTGCCCGGTCTGCGGGAGGGGCTTCGTCGACCCCTCCAACTTCCGCAAGCACGAGCGCACCCACACGGGCGAGCGTCCCTTCGAGTGCCCGGCCTGCGGCAAGGGGTTCAGCCAGTCCTCGGCCCTGGCCATGCACCAGCTGACCCACACGGGTGAACGTCCCTTCAAGTGCCCGGCCTGCGGCAAGAGCTTCAACAAGCAGTGCAACCTTCGCCGTCACGGGCGCACCCACGCCAGCGGCCGGCCCCTCAGCTGCCGCCCCGGCGGCGAGGCCTTCAAGGATCCGAGTGGCCTCCGCCTGCACGCACGAACGCACGCGGCCGAGAGGGCCCTTCAGCACGGGAAGGGCCTGACGCTGGAGTCAGCCTCACCTCCAGCGGAGAACAGGAGCAATCAG CAGGTGCTGCTGCCCCCAGTGACGGTCGTGCGCCCGCCGGACTCTGCCCACCAGCCCCCAGAGCCGTTGCTCGGCGCCAGCGACTTGTCGAGCCCGCGTCGCCCGGATGCCCCGAGACGCTTCATCTGCGCCGAGTGCGGCAAGAGCTTCAACCGGAACTCGCGCCTGAAGATGCACCTGCTGACCCACACGGGCGAGCGCCCGCTGAAGTGTGCCGACTGCGGCCGGGGCTTCATCGACCCCTCCAACCTGCGCCAGCACGAGCGCACCCACACGGGCGAGAAGCCCTTCAAGTGCCACGCCTGCGGCCGGCAGTTCAGCCAGTCGTCCACCTTGCTGGTCCACCAGCTGACCCACACGGGCGAGAAGCCCTACGGGTGCTCCGCCTGCGGGCGCCGCTTCAACAAGCAGTCCAACCTCCGGCGCCACGAGCGCACCCACCTGGGCGAGCGGCCCTTCAAGTGCCCCGCCTGCGGCAAGGGCTTCATCGACCCGCCCAGCCTGCGGCAGCACCAGCGCAAGCACGCCGCCGCGCTGGACCCGCCCTGGTGCTGCCCCCTCTGCGGCGAAGGCTTCCTGAGGGAGTCCGAGCTGGAGGCTCACCGCCTGCTGCATGTGGGAGCGGTAGGAGAG TGTGTTAAAGGTGGGGACTTGGCAGCCGACAGCCCTGCGCCAGACATCGACCCCCGGCTAGACAGAGATGTGATTACTGGACCGTGA
- the LOC137356727 gene encoding oocyte zinc finger protein XlCOF6-like isoform X2, protein MWKMLSKCGASAAPMEDGHQPTCHPQPQGMLPSRAKHRERQQSSEDWEDCFICSECGKSFNQYSHLERHLSVHEEQRPFRCPICGKESPHPCGLVCHLRAHSGEGPCPCLTSGPSPCPPAAPCRRQLARLGTPPYKRPDCGRELSQPSPLPKHQHGLMADWSLQCGMCGRRFKQRSALGIHKLFHVAERRRRENERSTIPIQNLPPPDSLLQATGMSQDGVTSKGSGYCQEFHDGQKCFGCPQRVKSFDRGSHLKRQLLTCPVCGRGFVDPSNFRKHERTHTGERPFECPACGKGFSQSSALAMHQLTHTGERPFKCPACGKSFNKQCNLRRHGRTHASGRPLSCRPGGEAFKDPSGLRLHARTHAAERALQHGKGLTLESASPPAENRSNQVLLPPVTVVRPPDSAHQPPEPLLGASDLSSPRRPDAPRRFICAECGKSFNRNSRLKMHLLTHTGERPLKCADCGRGFIDPSNLRQHERTHTGEKPFKCHACGRQFSQSSTLLVHQLTHTGEKPYGCSACGRRFNKQSNLRRHERTHLGERPFKCPACGKGFIDPPSLRQHQRKHAAALDPPWCCPLCGEGFLRESELEAHRLLHVGAVGECVKGGDLAADSPAPDIDPRLDRDVITGP, encoded by the exons ATGTGGAAGATGCTATCGAAATGCG gagcCTCTGCAGCCCCAATGGAGGATGGTCACCAGCCCACCTGCCACCCTCAGCCGCAGGGGATGCTTCCGAGTCGAGCCAAGCACCGGGAACGTCAGCAGAGCTCCGAGGATTGGGAGGACTGCTTCATCTGCTCGGAGTGCGGCAAGAGTTTCAACCAGTACTCCCACCTGGAGCGGCACCTGTCGGTGCACGAAGAGCAGCGGCCGTTCAGATGCCCCATCTGCGGAAAGGAATCCCCCCACCCGTGCGGCCTGGTGTGCCACCTGCGCGCCCACAGCGGAGAGGGGCCGTGCCCCTGCCTGACCAGCGGCCCGTCTCCCTGCCCCCCGGCCGCCCCCTGCCGACGACAGCTGGCACGCCTGGGCACACCGCCCTACAAGCGCCCCGACTGCGGCCGGGAGCTCAGCCAGCCCTCCCCGTTGCCCAAGCATCAACACGGCCTCATGGCCGACTGGTCCCTTCAGTGTGGCATGTGCGGCAGGAGGTTCAAACAGAGGTCAGCGCTGGGCATTCACAAACTCTTCCACGTGGCCGAGAGGAGACGGAGAGAGAATGAG AGGTCAACGATCCCGATACAGAatttgcctccaccagactctctccTTCAGGCGACAGGGATGTCCCAGGACGGGGTCACTTCCAAGGGCTCCGGATATTGCCAGGAGTTCCACGACGGTCAGAAATGCTTCGGCTGCCCGCAGCGGGTCAAGAGCTTTGACCGCGGCTCACACCTCAAGCGCCAGCTGCTGACCTGCCCGGTCTGCGGGAGGGGCTTCGTCGACCCCTCCAACTTCCGCAAGCACGAGCGCACCCACACGGGCGAGCGTCCCTTCGAGTGCCCGGCCTGCGGCAAGGGGTTCAGCCAGTCCTCGGCCCTGGCCATGCACCAGCTGACCCACACGGGTGAACGTCCCTTCAAGTGCCCGGCCTGCGGCAAGAGCTTCAACAAGCAGTGCAACCTTCGCCGTCACGGGCGCACCCACGCCAGCGGCCGGCCCCTCAGCTGCCGCCCCGGCGGCGAGGCCTTCAAGGATCCGAGTGGCCTCCGCCTGCACGCACGAACGCACGCGGCCGAGAGGGCCCTTCAGCACGGGAAGGGCCTGACGCTGGAGTCAGCCTCACCTCCAGCGGAGAACAGGAGCAATCAG GTGCTGCTGCCCCCAGTGACGGTCGTGCGCCCGCCGGACTCTGCCCACCAGCCCCCAGAGCCGTTGCTCGGCGCCAGCGACTTGTCGAGCCCGCGTCGCCCGGATGCCCCGAGACGCTTCATCTGCGCCGAGTGCGGCAAGAGCTTCAACCGGAACTCGCGCCTGAAGATGCACCTGCTGACCCACACGGGCGAGCGCCCGCTGAAGTGTGCCGACTGCGGCCGGGGCTTCATCGACCCCTCCAACCTGCGCCAGCACGAGCGCACCCACACGGGCGAGAAGCCCTTCAAGTGCCACGCCTGCGGCCGGCAGTTCAGCCAGTCGTCCACCTTGCTGGTCCACCAGCTGACCCACACGGGCGAGAAGCCCTACGGGTGCTCCGCCTGCGGGCGCCGCTTCAACAAGCAGTCCAACCTCCGGCGCCACGAGCGCACCCACCTGGGCGAGCGGCCCTTCAAGTGCCCCGCCTGCGGCAAGGGCTTCATCGACCCGCCCAGCCTGCGGCAGCACCAGCGCAAGCACGCCGCCGCGCTGGACCCGCCCTGGTGCTGCCCCCTCTGCGGCGAAGGCTTCCTGAGGGAGTCCGAGCTGGAGGCTCACCGCCTGCTGCATGTGGGAGCGGTAGGAGAG TGTGTTAAAGGTGGGGACTTGGCAGCCGACAGCCCTGCGCCAGACATCGACCCCCGGCTAGACAGAGATGTGATTACTGGACCGTGA